GCCGCCGCCCTGAAACCGAATCACAACGTCCGCCTGGACAGCGAAATAATCGACCATCTTGCCCTTGCCTTCGTCGCCGAACTGTGCACCTACAATTGCATGAACCATCCGTAACAGCTCCCTTTTTCAAACATGTGATTGCCTGTCTTTGCATTCGTCAATTGTGCTCACAACTCGAGCTCTGTGTATGTGCGAAGTGCGTGATGCAGCGAAATCCTCCCTCTGACAGTGTAATTTTTCACAGTGTATGTGTAAAATGAATTTCATACATAGACTTCATGCGAAATATGTATATCTTGCATCGGAGATGCTAGTAAGGTTCCCACAGAGTCAAAATTTGATGATGCGCCGAACGGCAGGGAGGTGTCGTGGTGAATCGCCTGTACCGTACGTTCGTGGTCAGCGTGGAGTCGGGTACACTTGTCAAGGCGGCGACAGAGCTTCATGTCACGCAACCCACTGTGACGAGGCAACTACAGCAACTCGAGGCTGAGTTCCACCAGCCGCTCTTCGAGCGAACGGGCGGGAGACTTGTTTTGACGCGAGCGGGCGAAGTGGTCTACCGCACTGCAAAACGTTTGCTTGCACTCGATGACAAGCTGCGTGAAGAGTTGTCTTCCCTCGCGAACCCTGAGGTTGGCACGGTCTATGTCGGAGCCGGGGTGACGCCGGCCATCCATCTCTTGCCGGAGGCATTTGCACTCTACCGCAACCGTCATCCTGGGGTTATCTTTCATCTGCGGACCGGATCGTCGAGTGAAATTGTGCAACTGCTGGCGCAGCGCGAGGTGGACATCGGTATCGTGACGACCGTTGACGCAGGCCGATCC
The Alicyclobacillus curvatus genome window above contains:
- a CDS encoding LysR family transcriptional regulator, with amino-acid sequence MNRLYRTFVVSVESGTLVKAATELHVTQPTVTRQLQQLEAEFHQPLFERTGGRLVLTRAGEVVYRTAKRLLALDDKLREELSSLANPEVGTVYVGAGVTPAIHLLPEAFALYRNRHPGVIFHLRTGSSSEIVQLLAQREVDIGIVTTVDAGRSDLTTQPLYKDDLLLVAPPNHVLSSHTAITVSDLKKFPVIVMQTGSGLRTLVEDLLASWDVKLEPALEVDSLEAISRLVQFGFGISFLPRSCVRDDLARGRLIVLHVMDEPPTSRTITMVYRAQGSLPANAERFAAELPELFQLLHEVREGKAT